The following proteins are co-located in the Siansivirga zeaxanthinifaciens CC-SAMT-1 genome:
- a CDS encoding alpha-L-rhamnosidase-related protein, producing MHPAYDPNSGGGGDSANRVNAYNVKFDARSAMGDWSDKAWYSQNYDDSNWSSPTLKGLANSLPWGDLVKRAIPQWNDRGLTNYESLKISSKTDKVDVKLPYKNNTDATVIIHAKLPFNKQMTPYLKVNSPAGKTIIANTDNPFNMLSGTYITKDGEQDFESYSWINGHVVTYSIPPGVEVLDLKYRWTGVGEMTGNFECNDVYFKRLWWMARNTLYICARDGYMDCPDRERGLWIGDVADQTGAIFYTLDDAGRQLLKKGIDNTIAYRAGDTIQGLAPGFGAYRGKISELTCQSLQFIDQVVWQYYYNTGDKETLANAYPAIFNYLNLWKMKPNGLPEHRKGYANWVDWGEDTDSTPTNVCWYYMALKAAKKMAIALKQDKDIEWYSNRITSIEKNFANEYWQGTHYGTKGKPIEERTTSLAIVSGLADKAHYDKLVDSILLPVQKASPHMEWLAEEAIMLTGQYDKGLLRMKQRYESQVKNKDLTTLYEKFDDKRPGTPNHAWNAPNYVLSRYIAGIKATDVAWKSFEVKPNLAHLTYVKQIVPSVKGEISVEVNKTKDIYSIDLISPKETTATIYVPKSSKKISKILVNGKNVWKGGKKFKQLEGFKYESEDSNDIMFKVAPGKWSVVAEYR from the coding sequence GTGCATCCAGCTTACGACCCTAATAGTGGTGGCGGAGGCGATTCTGCAAATCGTGTAAACGCTTACAATGTAAAGTTCGATGCGCGTTCGGCTATGGGAGACTGGTCTGATAAGGCTTGGTACTCTCAAAATTATGATGATAGTAATTGGAGCAGTCCAACCCTAAAAGGATTGGCAAACAGTTTACCATGGGGGGATTTAGTAAAAAGAGCTATTCCGCAATGGAACGACAGAGGCTTAACTAATTATGAATCACTTAAAATTAGCTCTAAAACGGATAAGGTTGATGTTAAGCTACCTTATAAAAACAATACAGATGCTACAGTAATCATCCATGCTAAACTTCCTTTCAATAAACAAATGACACCTTATTTGAAAGTAAATAGTCCAGCTGGTAAAACTATTATTGCAAATACCGACAATCCATTTAATATGTTAAGTGGAACTTATATTACTAAAGATGGAGAGCAAGACTTTGAAAGTTATTCTTGGATAAATGGTCATGTAGTAACTTACAGCATTCCGCCAGGTGTTGAGGTATTAGACTTAAAATACCGATGGACAGGTGTCGGAGAAATGACAGGTAATTTTGAATGTAATGATGTCTATTTTAAACGTCTTTGGTGGATGGCTCGTAATACCTTGTATATATGTGCCCGTGATGGGTATATGGATTGTCCGGATAGAGAACGTGGTTTATGGATAGGTGATGTAGCCGATCAAACAGGTGCCATTTTCTACACTTTGGATGATGCCGGACGCCAGCTGCTGAAAAAAGGAATTGACAATACGATTGCGTATCGCGCTGGTGATACGATTCAAGGGTTGGCACCCGGCTTTGGAGCTTACAGAGGAAAAATTAGCGAACTTACCTGTCAAAGTTTACAATTTATTGATCAAGTAGTTTGGCAATATTATTACAATACTGGAGATAAAGAAACATTAGCAAATGCTTATCCCGCTATTTTTAACTATCTAAATCTTTGGAAAATGAAACCCAATGGCTTACCCGAACATCGCAAGGGCTATGCCAATTGGGTAGATTGGGGGGAAGATACAGATTCAACCCCAACGAATGTTTGTTGGTACTATATGGCGCTAAAAGCTGCCAAAAAAATGGCAATAGCTTTGAAGCAAGATAAAGATATTGAATGGTATAGCAATCGAATAACAAGTATTGAAAAAAACTTCGCAAATGAGTATTGGCAAGGAACACATTATGGAACAAAAGGGAAACCAATAGAAGAGCGTACCACCTCTCTGGCTATTGTAAGTGGTTTGGCTGATAAAGCCCATTATGACAAATTAGTAGATTCAATTTTACTTCCTGTTCAAAAAGCAAGTCCTCACATGGAATGGCTTGCAGAGGAGGCTATTATGTTAACGGGTCAATATGATAAGGGCTTGTTGCGAATGAAACAGCGCTATGAATCTCAAGTAAAGAATAAAGACCTAACTACGCTTTATGAAAAATTTGATGATAAAAGACCCGGTACTCCTAACCATGCATGGAATGCGCCTAATTATGTACTCTCTCGATATATTGCAGGAATAAAAGCAACTGATGTAGCTTGGAAATCCTTTGAAGTAAAACCAAATTTAGCGCATCTAACTTATGTAAAGCAAATTGTACCTTCTGTAAAAGGCGAGATTTCTGTTGAAGTCAATAAAACAAAAGATATTTATTCAATTGATTTAATTTCACCTAAAGAAACAACAGCAACCATTTATGTACCTAAATCAAGTAAAAAGATTAGTAAGATTTTAGTAAACGGAAAAAATGTTTGGAAGGGGGGTAAGAAATTCAAACAATTGGAAGGTTTTAAATATGAAAGTGAAGATTCAAATGATATCATGTTTAAAGTTGCTCCTGGCAAATGGTCAGTGGTTGCTGAATACCGATAG
- a CDS encoding sugar-binding domain-containing protein yields the protein MSFSVFSKTPNWGNAQWIWQEEDGPANTWVAFRKTFDLKNVPNEALAHLAVDTKYWLWVNGKAVLFEGGLARGAAPNTNYYDEVDLKPHLKKGQNTIAILVWYWGRTRKVHDDSGKGGLLFHANLGNQII from the coding sequence TTGTCATTTTCTGTATTTTCCAAAACCCCCAACTGGGGTAACGCACAATGGATCTGGCAAGAAGAAGATGGGCCAGCCAATACCTGGGTTGCTTTTCGTAAAACTTTTGACCTTAAAAATGTTCCTAATGAAGCTTTGGCACATTTAGCTGTAGATACCAAATATTGGCTGTGGGTAAATGGTAAAGCAGTTTTGTTTGAAGGTGGTTTGGCACGTGGAGCGGCACCCAACACCAATTATTATGATGAGGTTGACTTAAAACCCCATTTAAAAAAAGGGCAAAATACCATCGCTATTTTGGTTTGGTACTGGGGAAGAACACGAAAAGTTCATGACGATAGTGGTAAAGGTGGTCTTTTATTTCATGCTAATTTAGGAAATCAGATTATATAA